A window from Sporichthyaceae bacterium encodes these proteins:
- a CDS encoding HoxN/HupN/NixA family nickel/cobalt transporter, with protein MASAPAALPKPGTEAGTAAPSVATRGRITSWNRTDWTQAAGLLGLIAALHVVAFVLLLGVVVPAHHRLGNGVFGIGLGVTAYTYGLRHAFDADHIAAIDNTTRKLRQDGRRPKSVGFWFALGHSSVVAVMAALVAGGAHVVGTFTDGGSTANKTLGIVGTTVSGGFLYLIAAINLAALAGILRVFRGMRAGRLDEHALEHHLASRGLISRLLGPLTRSITRPGQMYLVGLLFGLGFDTATEVALLVLAGSGAAAGLPWYAVMVLPLLFACGMLLLDCLDGLLMSVAYDWAFLQPVRKIYYNLTVTGLSVAVALVIGTIELVGVLHDNAGWVNPVTNWVAALNLNNVGFVIVALF; from the coding sequence ATGGCGTCCGCACCAGCAGCCCTGCCGAAACCGGGCACCGAGGCGGGAACGGCTGCTCCGTCGGTCGCCACACGCGGTCGCATAACCAGCTGGAACCGCACCGACTGGACCCAGGCGGCGGGCCTGCTCGGGCTGATCGCGGCCCTGCACGTGGTGGCCTTCGTCCTGCTGCTCGGCGTCGTGGTCCCGGCCCACCACCGGTTGGGCAACGGGGTGTTCGGTATCGGTCTGGGCGTCACCGCCTACACCTACGGGCTGCGCCACGCCTTCGACGCGGACCACATCGCCGCTATCGACAACACCACCCGGAAGCTGCGCCAGGACGGTCGACGCCCCAAGTCGGTGGGCTTCTGGTTCGCACTCGGGCACTCCAGCGTCGTCGCGGTCATGGCCGCGCTGGTGGCCGGCGGCGCCCACGTCGTGGGGACGTTTACCGACGGTGGCAGCACTGCGAACAAGACCCTCGGAATCGTCGGGACGACCGTGTCCGGTGGGTTCCTCTACCTGATCGCTGCCATCAATCTCGCGGCGCTGGCGGGCATCCTGCGAGTGTTCCGGGGGATGCGCGCCGGGCGGCTCGACGAGCACGCCCTGGAGCACCACCTGGCCTCGCGCGGGCTGATCTCGCGGCTGCTCGGCCCGCTCACCCGCTCCATCACCCGACCGGGGCAGATGTACCTGGTGGGCCTGCTGTTCGGCCTGGGTTTCGACACGGCCACCGAGGTCGCGCTGCTGGTCCTCGCCGGGTCCGGGGCAGCCGCGGGGCTGCCCTGGTACGCCGTGATGGTGCTGCCGCTGCTGTTCGCGTGCGGGATGCTGTTGCTGGACTGCCTCGACGGTCTGCTGATGTCTGTGGCCTACGACTGGGCGTTCCTGCAGCCGGTGCGCAAGATCTACTACAACCTCACCGTCACCGGGCTGTCCGTGGCGGTCGCGTTGGTCATCGGGACGATCGAACTGGTCGGGGTCCTGCATGACAACGCCGGATGGGTGAACCCGGTGACCAACTGGGTCGCCGCGCTGAACCTGAACAACGTGGGCTTCGTGATCGTGGCGCTGTTC
- a CDS encoding MFS transporter: MTSLATTISGTSLLRGRSTSLRRERFRLAVLVYCGLCTSVISSLGVLLIPTIADEQHVPLSSAQWVLTVNLLVGAISTPVMGRAADGRHPRRVLLSMLVGVLVGSVLCAVPGPFWQLLCGRALQGLTYGIIPVTMTLARRHLPADQVRRGVAALSVTAATGLGLGYPFTGIIAEHLDYRVAFWVAAIFAGSALLLAPVFIPGTSSQRGARPDLTGWLLRTAALGSGVVVPGGPVAAPERRVAVPGEGGRFDVLGTLLLALGLGSGLLGLSESADWGWTSARVLGLLAVSLVMLVVWALWELHCESPLVRLDLMRNPDIAVANLAGLGLGISMYIGFAAVGQLAQTPRSTGYGLGLSVFVAGCVIMPLSIGSQLASRVSAALASRVGPRTLLPIGALFVAAANTQLALAHGHLGELLIGMSLFGFGIGSTFAAMPGMIIGTVPAAEVGSATSFNQVLRTIGGSIGSAITGAVLAMHLRGGQPVDSGYRNTFALSAVICTVLLIALLLHPLAARRRRHR, translated from the coding sequence GTGACCAGCCTCGCCACCACGATCTCCGGCACCTCCCTGCTGCGCGGCCGATCCACCTCGCTGCGGCGGGAGCGCTTCCGGCTGGCGGTGCTCGTCTACTGCGGGCTGTGCACCTCGGTCATCTCCTCGCTGGGCGTCCTGCTGATCCCGACGATCGCCGACGAGCAACACGTCCCGCTGTCCTCGGCCCAATGGGTGCTGACCGTGAACCTGCTGGTCGGCGCGATCTCGACCCCGGTGATGGGCCGCGCCGCCGACGGCCGGCACCCGCGCCGGGTGCTGCTGAGCATGCTCGTCGGCGTGCTCGTCGGCTCGGTGCTGTGTGCCGTGCCGGGGCCGTTCTGGCAACTGCTGTGCGGACGCGCACTGCAGGGCCTGACCTACGGGATCATCCCGGTCACGATGACGCTGGCCCGCCGGCACCTGCCCGCCGACCAGGTTCGACGCGGGGTCGCCGCGCTGTCGGTCACGGCCGCGACCGGCCTCGGCCTGGGTTACCCGTTCACCGGGATCATCGCCGAGCACCTCGACTACCGGGTGGCGTTCTGGGTCGCAGCGATCTTCGCCGGCAGTGCCCTGCTGCTGGCCCCGGTGTTCATCCCGGGGACCTCGTCGCAGCGCGGCGCCCGGCCGGATCTGACCGGTTGGCTGTTGCGCACGGCGGCGCTGGGCTCTGGCGTGGTGGTGCCCGGCGGGCCGGTGGCTGCGCCGGAACGGCGGGTGGCCGTGCCGGGTGAGGGCGGCCGCTTCGACGTCCTCGGGACGTTGTTGCTAGCCCTCGGGCTGGGCTCCGGTTTGCTCGGACTTTCGGAGTCCGCCGACTGGGGCTGGACCTCGGCGCGGGTTCTGGGACTCCTGGCTGTCTCGCTCGTGATGTTGGTGGTGTGGGCGTTGTGGGAGTTGCACTGCGAGTCCCCGCTGGTCCGCCTCGACCTGATGCGCAATCCGGACATCGCGGTGGCCAACCTCGCCGGGCTCGGCCTGGGCATCTCGATGTACATCGGGTTCGCCGCCGTCGGACAGTTGGCGCAGACTCCGCGCAGCACCGGCTACGGACTGGGCCTGTCGGTGTTCGTGGCCGGCTGCGTGATCATGCCGCTGTCGATCGGCAGCCAGCTCGCCAGCCGGGTCTCCGCGGCCCTCGCGAGTCGGGTCGGCCCGCGAACTCTGCTGCCGATCGGCGCGCTGTTCGTGGCCGCGGCCAACACGCAGTTGGCACTGGCACACGGCCATCTGGGTGAACTTCTCATCGGTATGTCCCTGTTCGGGTTCGGTATCGGCTCGACGTTCGCCGCGATGCCCGGCATGATCATCGGCACGGTGCCGGCGGCGGAGGTCGGCAGCGCGACCAGCTTCAATCAGGTGCTCCGGACGATCGGTGGATCGATCGGTTCGGCGATCACCGGAGCGGTGCTGGCCATGCACCTCCGCGGCGGCCAACCAGTCGACTCCGGGTATCGCAACACCTTCGCGCTCAGCGCGGTGATCTGCACCGTGCTGCTGATCGCGTTGTTGCTGCACCCGCTGGCGGCCCGGCGTCGTCGCCACCGCTGA
- a CDS encoding MarR family transcriptional regulator, whose amino-acid sequence MNQATEIGVEELAHELWSAVGPLLRRVLGAGSMPFTQLSALSRLERDGAQTSSELANQQRVRPQSMAATVSELLERGWVERSPDPSDGRKILVAITEVGRQTLRRERAASQEWLRRALTERLGPAEQAELHRAIPLIRRLADQ is encoded by the coding sequence ATGAACCAGGCGACCGAGATAGGTGTGGAGGAGCTGGCACACGAGCTGTGGTCCGCGGTCGGACCGCTGCTCCGCCGAGTCCTCGGTGCCGGTTCCATGCCGTTCACGCAGCTGTCCGCGCTGTCCCGACTCGAGCGCGACGGGGCTCAGACGTCCTCCGAGCTGGCGAACCAACAGCGGGTCCGGCCGCAGTCGATGGCCGCGACCGTCAGCGAGCTGCTCGAGCGCGGCTGGGTCGAGCGCAGCCCCGACCCGAGCGACGGCCGCAAAATCCTGGTCGCCATCACCGAGGTCGGTCGCCAGACCCTGCGCCGCGAGCGCGCCGCCAGCCAGGAGTGGCTGCGTCGGGCGCTGACCGAACGCCTGGGGCCGGCCGAGCAAGCCGAGTTGCACCGTGCGATCCCGCTGATCCGGCGGCTGGCCGATCAGTGA
- a CDS encoding PaaI family thioesterase has protein sequence MTADATTRQTLNDNSGGFLKLLGIVIDEADAERVVLSMEVTPDHLQPHGVTHGGVYCTLVETAASVGGHLWLEREMPGNSVVGVANNTDFLRPSSGGRLVATATPVHRGKSQQLWLVEITDAGGKLLARGQVRLHNIRIA, from the coding sequence GTGACTGCAGACGCCACCACCCGGCAGACCCTGAACGACAACTCCGGCGGCTTCCTCAAGCTGCTGGGCATCGTCATCGACGAGGCGGACGCGGAGCGGGTCGTGCTCTCGATGGAGGTCACCCCAGACCACCTGCAGCCGCACGGCGTCACCCACGGTGGGGTGTACTGCACCCTGGTGGAGACCGCCGCGAGCGTCGGCGGCCACCTGTGGCTCGAGCGGGAGATGCCCGGCAACTCCGTGGTCGGTGTTGCCAACAACACCGACTTCCTGCGGCCGTCCAGCGGCGGCCGCCTGGTCGCGACCGCGACGCCCGTCCACCGCGGCAAGTCCCAGCAACTCTGGCTGGTCGAGATCACCGACGCCGGCGGCAAGCTGCTCGCCCGCGGTCAGGTGCGGCTGCACAACATCCGCATCGCCTGA
- a CDS encoding response regulator transcription factor translates to MTEPVVDEVAPRFDPAPLEGAEGGLGRPGRADPALTAVLIDDHQVVLEGLHRTLTRDGMNVVGAFTDGDSAVAFLRTRPVDLLVIDLRLANRSGLAVVDAVHRMHPDTRIAVLTSFDDRAAASAAVHAGANGFLLKDTPIDELARRLRGVATGTLVIDSRVAGAVLRPEQRLLSGHELSILELVAEGMTNREIGARLHLSHYTVKDYLTRIMRKLGTRSRAETVARAVQQGLLVGHC, encoded by the coding sequence GTGACTGAGCCAGTCGTGGACGAGGTGGCGCCGAGGTTCGACCCGGCCCCGCTCGAGGGGGCCGAGGGTGGCCTCGGCCGACCGGGGCGCGCCGACCCGGCGCTGACCGCAGTCCTGATCGACGACCATCAGGTCGTCCTGGAGGGCCTGCACCGGACGTTGACCCGGGACGGTATGAACGTCGTGGGCGCGTTCACCGACGGCGACTCGGCTGTGGCGTTCCTGCGCACTCGGCCGGTCGACCTGCTTGTCATCGACCTGCGACTGGCGAACCGGTCGGGCCTCGCCGTCGTCGACGCGGTGCATCGGATGCACCCGGACACCCGGATCGCGGTCCTCACCAGTTTCGACGACCGGGCGGCGGCCTCCGCGGCCGTCCACGCGGGCGCGAACGGCTTCCTGCTGAAGGACACCCCGATCGACGAGTTGGCCCGCCGGCTGCGTGGGGTCGCCACCGGCACCCTGGTCATCGACTCCCGGGTGGCCGGCGCGGTGCTTCGCCCTGAGCAGCGGCTGCTGTCCGGGCACGAGTTGTCGATCCTGGAACTCGTCGCCGAGGGTATGACCAACCGGGAGATCGGTGCCCGCCTGCACCTGAGCCACTACACCGTCAAGGACTACCTGACCCGGATCATGCGCAAGCTCGGAACCCGCTCGCGCGCGGAGACCGTGGCCCGGGCGGTCCAGCAGGGGTTGCTGGTCGGGCATTGCTGA
- a CDS encoding peptidyl-prolyl cis-trans isomerase → MTKRTGNYRLRAVVATMAMLAATSGCSLTGSKGVPAEAAKVDGMSIDSKTIQSLYNQFANSDQGQSDMDPTQQQGLRVSPKQIRQTALTYQIRVVFLEALAKQRGINVADTENNADVASEIAQAPSLAEAGFKASDIQVAARAEKLEKALALKLLPDVVVNADELKAAYDQRKDIVGKSWKATTDIAFVDDIDSANSLKSQLDKGGDWATVIKSLGDKILRSSTVDISPISPVQKEFIDKVSALKQGQSADPMHFEVGDGSVYIVLHVSKREDLPELSLTDATPELTKIVQDDKRYQFFEQWFNKQFRDADIKVDGYYGKWNKSFLAVT, encoded by the coding sequence ATGACGAAGCGCACGGGTAATTACCGACTCCGCGCGGTGGTGGCCACCATGGCCATGCTCGCGGCCACCTCGGGATGCAGCCTCACCGGAAGCAAGGGTGTGCCCGCCGAAGCCGCCAAGGTCGACGGTATGAGTATCGACTCGAAGACGATTCAGTCGCTGTACAACCAGTTCGCGAACTCCGACCAGGGCCAGTCCGACATGGACCCGACCCAGCAGCAGGGCCTGCGCGTCTCCCCGAAGCAGATCCGCCAGACCGCGCTGACCTACCAGATCCGGGTCGTGTTCCTCGAGGCGCTGGCCAAGCAGCGGGGCATCAACGTCGCGGACACCGAGAACAACGCCGACGTCGCCTCGGAGATCGCGCAGGCGCCGAGCCTGGCCGAGGCCGGCTTCAAGGCCTCCGACATCCAGGTCGCCGCCCGCGCCGAGAAGCTCGAGAAGGCCCTGGCCCTGAAGCTGCTGCCGGACGTCGTGGTCAACGCGGACGAGCTCAAGGCCGCCTACGACCAGCGCAAGGACATCGTCGGGAAGTCGTGGAAGGCAACCACCGACATCGCGTTCGTGGACGACATCGACTCGGCCAACTCGCTGAAGTCGCAGCTGGACAAGGGCGGCGACTGGGCAACGGTCATCAAGAGCCTGGGCGACAAGATCCTGCGCAGCTCGACCGTCGACATCTCGCCGATCTCCCCGGTCCAGAAGGAGTTCATCGACAAGGTGTCGGCGCTGAAGCAGGGCCAGTCGGCCGACCCGATGCACTTCGAGGTCGGCGACGGTTCGGTGTATATCGTGTTGCACGTCTCGAAACGGGAGGATCTTCCGGAGCTCTCGCTGACCGACGCCACGCCCGAGCTGACGAAGATCGTGCAGGACGACAAGCGCTACCAGTTCTTCGAGCAGTGGTTCAACAAGCAGTTCAGGGATGCAGACATCAAGGTCGACGGCTACTACGGCAAATGGAACAAGTCGTTCCTCGCAGTGACATAG
- a CDS encoding Gldg family protein, which yields MRTLLKRELTSLSLWVGTYAIAVGFIIISGVIFINEVSSQNSADLASYYANAATNLLGLVCPVLGARALAEERGNGALLVSLSWPVPRWALVLSKFIANTLLTWLLISLAWIYYSQLTHYAHPDRARAEAGYLGMLLLAMLFNAISLAVSSRCSTSVSAFFISFVVLLFLLVVKYLPGGFRDHLESFGPLNHLDPFLRGIIYFSDVAYFVILSAAGLLAATYAISRRRAGSDIQIYARRALAVAASIGVVLATPGVSNAVSGSDDLTPQKRETVSDATKGVLKKVGNVPIVITGFTQNISQGAAEINTTIRKYKAAGANISSRIIDPDVSPALAEATGITDYETYSIQVGEKKEPIDDLVESTVTSAIAQLGQAKQPAACFVQGNGERDISDPGAEGLTSFAARLRIAGYAVDKVFLTAKGAQDLVNQCAVVVEMGPRTTLAQPEMQILSDFAKANGRLIVASDSVRGNTDQMNQLLNPWGLTLSKESIRDPESLADDPAAVVSTRYPTNSPVVDVLDHDKTPVIFNNSQAVDKVPGFGDQGGGPQLTQLVQSSPKAYKVDANGKTLPNTNKVYTLAALSDSTQIQGNGTQAVQYGTILGVVGSAEVASNEYQKSFGDQEFFIRLVQHVARANDIVAAYREVGANSQFNITGPQRSSLIRKTVVFPGLAALVFVPFVLWRLKRG from the coding sequence GTGCGCACCTTGCTGAAGCGAGAACTGACCTCGCTGTCCCTATGGGTGGGGACCTACGCGATCGCCGTGGGTTTCATCATCATCTCGGGCGTCATCTTCATCAATGAGGTGAGCTCGCAGAACTCTGCGGACCTCGCCTCCTACTACGCGAACGCGGCGACCAACCTGCTCGGTCTGGTCTGCCCGGTGCTGGGGGCCCGGGCGCTGGCCGAGGAACGCGGCAACGGCGCCCTGCTGGTCTCGCTGTCGTGGCCGGTGCCGCGCTGGGCACTGGTGCTGTCCAAGTTCATCGCGAACACGCTGTTGACGTGGCTGTTGATCAGCCTGGCTTGGATCTACTACAGCCAGCTGACGCACTACGCCCACCCGGACCGGGCGCGGGCCGAGGCCGGGTACCTCGGCATGCTCCTGCTGGCCATGCTGTTCAACGCGATCAGCCTGGCGGTCTCCTCGCGGTGCAGCACCTCGGTCAGCGCGTTCTTCATCAGCTTCGTCGTGCTGCTGTTCCTGCTCGTGGTGAAGTACCTGCCGGGCGGTTTCCGGGACCACCTGGAGTCCTTCGGCCCGCTGAACCACCTCGACCCGTTCCTGCGCGGGATCATCTACTTCTCCGACGTCGCGTACTTCGTGATCCTCTCGGCGGCGGGCCTGCTCGCGGCCACCTACGCGATCAGCCGTCGGCGCGCCGGCTCGGACATCCAGATCTACGCCCGCCGCGCGCTCGCCGTCGCCGCCTCGATCGGCGTCGTGCTGGCCACGCCAGGTGTCTCCAACGCGGTCAGCGGTTCCGACGACCTGACCCCGCAGAAGCGCGAGACGGTCTCGGACGCCACCAAGGGCGTGTTGAAGAAGGTCGGCAACGTCCCGATCGTCATCACCGGCTTCACCCAGAACATCAGCCAGGGCGCAGCGGAGATCAACACCACGATCCGCAAGTACAAGGCGGCCGGCGCGAACATCAGCTCCAGGATCATCGACCCGGACGTCTCGCCGGCGTTGGCCGAGGCCACCGGCATCACCGACTACGAGACCTACTCGATCCAGGTCGGTGAGAAGAAGGAACCGATCGACGACCTTGTCGAGAGCACCGTCACCAGCGCGATCGCCCAGCTGGGCCAGGCCAAGCAGCCTGCGGCCTGCTTCGTGCAGGGCAACGGCGAACGCGACATCAGCGACCCCGGCGCCGAGGGCCTGACCTCGTTCGCCGCCCGGCTGCGTATCGCCGGTTACGCCGTGGACAAGGTCTTCCTGACCGCCAAGGGCGCGCAGGACCTGGTGAACCAGTGCGCGGTCGTCGTCGAGATGGGCCCGCGGACCACACTGGCCCAGCCGGAGATGCAAATCCTGTCGGACTTCGCCAAGGCCAACGGCCGGTTGATCGTGGCGTCGGACTCGGTCCGCGGCAACACCGACCAGATGAACCAGTTGCTGAACCCGTGGGGTCTGACACTGAGCAAGGAGAGCATCCGCGACCCGGAGTCGCTGGCCGACGACCCGGCCGCGGTGGTCTCCACCCGCTACCCGACGAACTCCCCGGTGGTCGACGTCCTGGACCACGACAAGACGCCGGTGATCTTCAACAACTCGCAGGCCGTCGACAAGGTCCCCGGTTTCGGCGACCAGGGCGGCGGCCCGCAGCTCACTCAGCTCGTCCAGTCCAGCCCGAAGGCCTACAAGGTCGACGCCAACGGCAAGACGCTGCCGAACACCAACAAGGTCTACACGCTCGCAGCGCTGTCGGACTCCACCCAGATCCAGGGCAACGGCACCCAGGCCGTGCAGTACGGCACGATCCTCGGCGTCGTCGGCAGTGCCGAGGTGGCCTCGAACGAGTACCAGAAGTCGTTCGGCGACCAGGAGTTCTTCATCCGACTTGTCCAGCACGTCGCCCGGGCCAACGACATCGTCGCGGCCTACCGCGAGGTCGGCGCCAACTCGCAGTTCAACATCACCGGTCCGCAGCGCTCGTCCCTGATCCGGAAGACCGTGGTCTTCCCGGGCCTGGCCGCGCTGGTCTTCGTCCCCTTCGTGCTGTGGAGGTTGAAGCGCGGATGA
- a CDS encoding ABC transporter ATP-binding protein: protein MSTTTQATATEQTTATETRTPLLTVSHLTRRYGARVAVNDVSFTLGPGITGLLGPNGAGKSSLMTCLAGIASWDSGSIKIGDADVARNPARARKLMGFMPERVNFPNEMRVVEYLNFAAAAKKIPKAERAAAVELAMKRTGLTHMSTRIVGNLSKGYRQRVGMGQALMGDPLVTIMDEPMSGLDPLNILDMRGMLQEYAKTRSLIVSTHLLADARLMCSKVLVMSLGKLVYAGVPSEMAEGAGHAIRMRIRIHTQVKPANDDLVPGASINDVENDERGTTVTVEAKDDKVVADLLRVWSAKWPVTAAESTADSLEEAFREAVMGSVQAGEDVTTPTT from the coding sequence ATGAGCACGACCACCCAGGCCACGGCCACCGAGCAGACCACAGCTACCGAGACCAGGACCCCGTTGCTGACGGTCTCCCACCTGACCCGTCGCTACGGTGCGCGCGTCGCGGTGAACGACGTCTCGTTCACGCTGGGACCGGGCATCACCGGCCTGCTGGGCCCGAACGGCGCCGGCAAGTCCAGCCTGATGACCTGCCTGGCCGGCATCGCGAGCTGGGACTCCGGGTCGATCAAGATCGGCGACGCCGACGTGGCGCGCAACCCGGCCAGAGCCCGCAAGCTGATGGGCTTCATGCCGGAGCGGGTCAACTTCCCGAACGAGATGCGCGTCGTCGAGTACCTGAACTTCGCCGCCGCCGCCAAGAAGATCCCGAAGGCCGAGCGGGCCGCCGCGGTCGAGCTGGCGATGAAGCGCACCGGCCTGACCCACATGAGCACCCGGATCGTCGGCAACCTGTCGAAGGGCTACCGGCAGCGCGTCGGCATGGGCCAGGCCCTGATGGGCGACCCGCTGGTCACGATCATGGACGAACCCATGTCGGGCCTGGACCCGCTGAACATCCTCGACATGCGCGGGATGCTCCAGGAGTACGCGAAGACCCGGTCGCTGATCGTCTCGACCCACTTGCTGGCCGACGCCCGCCTGATGTGCAGCAAGGTCCTGGTGATGTCGCTCGGCAAGCTGGTCTACGCCGGTGTGCCGTCGGAGATGGCCGAGGGCGCCGGCCACGCGATCCGGATGCGGATCCGGATCCACACGCAGGTCAAGCCCGCGAACGACGACCTCGTGCCGGGCGCGAGCATCAACGACGTCGAGAACGACGAACGCGGCACCACCGTCACCGTCGAGGCCAAGGACGACAAGGTGGTCGCCGATCTGCTCCGCGTCTGGTCGGCCAAATGGCCGGTAACCGCAGCCGAGTCCACCGCGGACAGCCTCGAGGAGGCGTTCCGGGAGGCCGTCATGGGCTCCGTCCAGGCCGGCGAGGACGTCACCACCCCCACCACCTGA
- a CDS encoding ABC transporter ATP-binding protein, whose protein sequence is MTLLELKKVGSGYGRLPVLFDIDLSVEQGQMVSVLGANGAGKSTLLKTILGVIPPTKGEITFRKQRVSSLPAHKRVGLGIALSPEGRQVFPTLSVKENLITGAYGVSGTKMKEQFERVYELFPRLKERQNQAAGSLSGGEQQMLAVSRALMSRPRLILIDELSLGLAPVIAERLYAALRALCDEGLGAIMVEQFHLTAVGFSDKQMIMEKGRFVKITEQKTRGAQKSTDPAPAAS, encoded by the coding sequence GTGACGTTGCTCGAGCTGAAGAAGGTGGGCTCCGGCTACGGCCGGTTGCCCGTCCTGTTCGACATCGACCTGAGTGTCGAGCAGGGGCAGATGGTGTCCGTGCTCGGTGCCAACGGCGCCGGCAAGTCCACGCTGCTGAAGACCATCCTGGGCGTCATCCCGCCGACCAAGGGCGAGATCACGTTCCGCAAGCAGCGCGTCTCCAGCCTTCCCGCCCACAAGCGGGTCGGCCTGGGCATCGCGCTGTCGCCCGAGGGCCGGCAGGTCTTCCCGACGCTGTCGGTGAAGGAGAACCTGATCACCGGCGCCTACGGCGTCAGCGGCACCAAGATGAAGGAGCAGTTCGAGCGCGTCTACGAGCTGTTCCCGCGGCTGAAGGAGCGGCAGAACCAGGCCGCCGGTTCGCTGTCCGGTGGTGAGCAGCAGATGCTCGCCGTCAGCCGGGCCTTGATGTCCCGGCCGCGGCTGATCCTGATCGACGAGCTGTCGCTCGGTCTGGCCCCGGTCATCGCCGAACGTCTGTACGCCGCCCTGCGGGCGCTGTGCGACGAGGGCCTCGGGGCGATCATGGTCGAGCAGTTCCACCTCACGGCGGTCGGCTTCTCCGACAAACAGATGATCATGGAGAAGGGTCGGTTCGTGAAGATCACCGAGCAGAAGACGAGGGGGGCGCAGAAGTCCACGGATCCCGCGCCGGCCGCTTCCTGA
- a CDS encoding ABC transporter ATP-binding protein: protein MSGTEGHIVAEAGVDPERDKALAVLEAFLPPHRGDTGNALVGKGLSIAFGGVKALQNVNITAPAKTFVGLLGPNGAGKSTCFDVLNGLKTPDSGTITMFGKDVTKMRPWDRAKLGMGRTFQANRLNHDLSVGENLMAAAHLAIKGDPISTLLGLPGPRKSEKRAEQAAYAMCVLLGIQEHWHDRVSDLDFGRQRRIEIGRSLMCGPAIVLLDEPAAGLDADDAHALFALLRQLQRDLGLTIILVEHYVKAVLANADVVYVLNQGQLLASGTPEEVAADPVVRSEYLGSILDLDEVAETGETPTLEEEADEVVAEAAAEGKQGEQK, encoded by the coding sequence GTGAGCGGGACTGAAGGCCACATCGTCGCCGAAGCCGGCGTCGACCCGGAACGCGACAAGGCACTAGCCGTCCTGGAGGCGTTCCTGCCGCCGCACCGCGGCGACACCGGCAACGCTCTTGTGGGCAAGGGCCTGTCGATCGCCTTCGGTGGTGTCAAGGCACTGCAGAACGTCAACATCACGGCGCCGGCGAAGACCTTCGTCGGTCTGCTCGGGCCGAACGGCGCGGGCAAGTCGACCTGTTTCGACGTGCTGAACGGACTGAAGACCCCGGACTCCGGGACGATCACGATGTTCGGCAAGGACGTCACGAAGATGCGTCCCTGGGACCGGGCGAAGCTCGGTATGGGTCGTACCTTCCAGGCCAACCGCCTGAACCACGACCTGTCCGTGGGCGAGAACCTGATGGCCGCCGCGCACCTGGCCATCAAGGGCGACCCGATCAGCACGCTGCTCGGGCTCCCGGGTCCGCGGAAGTCCGAGAAGCGGGCCGAGCAAGCCGCGTACGCGATGTGCGTGCTGCTGGGCATCCAGGAGCACTGGCACGACCGCGTCAGCGACCTCGACTTCGGTCGTCAGCGCCGGATCGAGATCGGCCGCTCCCTGATGTGTGGTCCGGCGATCGTGCTGCTCGACGAGCCGGCCGCCGGTCTGGACGCCGACGACGCTCACGCGTTGTTCGCGCTGCTGCGTCAGCTGCAGCGCGACCTCGGTCTGACGATCATCCTGGTCGAGCACTACGTGAAGGCCGTGCTGGCGAACGCCGACGTGGTCTACGTGCTCAACCAGGGCCAGTTGCTGGCTTCCGGTACGCCCGAGGAGGTCGCCGCCGACCCGGTCGTGCGTTCGGAGTACCTGGGTTCGATCCTCGACCTGGACGAGGTCGCCGAGACCGGTGAGACGCCCACCTTGGAAGAGGAGGCCGACGAGGTCGTGGCCGAAGCTGCGGCCGAGGGGAAGCAGGGTGAGCAGAAGTGA